AACCCTTTCATCTTCCGTGTGCTTCTCACTGTGTGAGAGGTTGAGCAGAGAGTTTGGATAAGGTTTATTTGGTTTACGTTTAGCTGTGGGTGTCTGATGAATCCAGACCTgcattcaaatactatttgaaatctttcaaatactttgagtgtgtgtgctctAGCCTGCCTGGTTTGCAGTTTTGGGACAGGCAAGTTAATCAAGCACAGATCATGGATTTGAAATGGTTTaatatagtatttgaacccaggtctgcttttCACATGTCCTTATATAAACAGCCAGTTGTATTTCACCCAGTTAATCAATGTTAATTGAAAACATGTATGCCTATAAAGGATGCATAGCTGAGAAACACACAGACTGCTCCGTGCAAATCATTTTTAGTAGTTCAAGTCATttcacaatgttttttttctctcactaacatttctccaaaaataaataattgggcAGAGAATATTTTAAAGGGATCTTACATATTTTGGAAGTGTGATTGAACACTTTGTGATTATGATGGTTCATTTTTCAGTCTTAAGtaaaagcaaacaggaaaaaacaattgatgttaaaaaaacaaaaaacaatgttaGCGCATTGTAGTtccaaaatatattataatacaacTTGACCTTGTTGTAAGCTATATGATTATAAATGAATCATGTGTGAATGTCTTCACCCAGGAACGCATCGAAATGGCAAGGTCTCCATTGATGTGACCAAATCAGTCAGCTATATTTGAGTTTGGGAGAATATCCATGCACTATAGCTGTATAGAGGTTCATTCTTATCCCTGGAGTGTTTGTGACTGGAGTTCTGTTATGTGGTACACAAAAACTCAGAAAGTTGAGCAGGGCAGAAAGTTAAATAGGAACTCGTCTTTTAGTTCGTAGAGGGCATCCACAAGTGCCCCTCAGCCTACTCTCTGTTAATAGGGCCATAATTTATTGATTTTATCTTTTGCTATTGatgttatgtaaaaaaaaatatgtaattgcagattaaattaatgatataggtcaaatgaaaatacattttaatttaaaaagcctacaaatgtatatgtatatttcgTTATGTAATGTGCCATTAAGaatttattataaaataaaatgttgtattttgtGTCAATTTGTGTTGTGTTGCTTAATTCAGTGACCTCACAGGAAGGAACAGAGGCATATCTAAACGTACTTGTCTGTTAATTAATTATAAAAGGGACATAGCATGctttagacctgggttcaaatactatttgaaatcatcttaaataatgtatatatgtgcctgattgagcttgcctggcttaatggaccaaGGGAATAGTCCAAAGTCTGCAAACCTCACCCCCCTGGTcctccaggcaggctagagcaaacacTCAAACTATTTGAAATATGTCTAATAGtatctgaacccaggtctgctttaCATGGAACATTGTTTAGAGGGGGAAACATTTAATACAAGTCGCTCTACTTTGCTTAGCAGTGGCAATATTTTGGTATGGAACATCAGTTCTAGTTTGTTTATTTAAACACATGGCAGAGAAAGTAGTTTCCACAAATTACATAATAATTAGTGTTAACAAATAAAAGACAGTTGCATAAATCATTATTTAGAACATTGAACATAGATTATATTCTCAGATGATTTTCACATGACATCATGATCTAGCTGAGTGCGTGGATAGCAGTTACTGCATGACGCATACAAAATCAGAACACATCTGAAATCATTCAATCCAGAGCTCTGAAATGAGACCACTTGGTCAAAACAGTCTGTTACATGCGGAGGTGAATATTGTAGTGAATTCAGGGGATAGCCTTGGTCAGGACTCGAACCCGGGTCAAGCGACTGTCAACCCAACGCCTAAGCCTTTACACCAAGAGATCCAACCATTTGAAGAGGTCACTACCTCCTGgccacagacgtcaattcaacgtctattctgattcagaggggttgggttaaatgcggaagacacatttcagttgaatgcattcagttgtacaactgactaggtatccccctttcacttTCCcttattccacgttggttccacgtactttcattgaaattacgtggaaacaacgttgactcAACCAGTGTATGCTAGGTAGGAGTTGGGTTGAGGTTTTGGGTTGAGGTCTCGACAATATAAAAGTCTGACTGAGTCAGAAGAAGTGGAGAGAGGAGTAGACTGTGGGCTGTGCAGCTTCTCGTTGAGGATTAGGATTCGGCTGTTCAAGGCAGCGCTTTGAAAGAGCTGCATAGACCAACTGCAAGAAAACAGACACTCAAGTTAGCCCGAGGAAGCATTCTAGAAAAAGGTTAAGGATAAGGGCATTCAGAAGCCATTATTCAAAGAACACGCACCTCTATCTTTGGTTTAGGCTTGGGTGTGGCTGCAAAGAAAAGATACGAGTCAAAAGCAGAATTAATGCACACCTAATTGGGCACTTCACAAATTAGCATTAGACTTGGCCTTTAAATAAGCAGTAGACACGATCAACTGTACAATTGGATATCAAGTTCATGTACAGTGCTGTGGTAGAAACGTGCATGTCAACATACTGCAGCAAGATGTTATGAAATTGTATCGATAAAGAAAGAGATGTCTTACGGGGCTTGTCCTTGCGTGCGCTTCGGGAGCGTGGTGGGGGGTTCGGCGGTGGTATTGGTGGGGGCTGAGATGGGACCTTTGACCTTATATGGCaagccagacccagacccagaacCAAAACCAGGGTGATTACCAAACAGGTACTTACATACACCACCACCCTTGAATAGACCTTCCACACGGATGTGGGTGGTATGGCTAGAGAGAAAGGGTGCAGCAAAATCAATGATGTCAGAGCACATACCAGTCTACTTTTCATCTCGGAATGTGGAGTGGTCATTTTCTGTGATTGTTTCTTATTTTGGgggtaaaacaaataaatacatactgtacattacttGCATGAAATGTATTAACAATAGAAGGACCATATGTACCTGCAGTAATGTTCACATGCGTCATATGTCCAACACTGGTGTATCCCTCAACCCAGGTGATCTGGCATTGGTACATTCCATAATCTGATTGGTTGACTTTGAGGATGTCCATGAGCAGACGGGTTCTATTGGTTGTCAACGTGACGTTGGAGAGATGATGCCTTGGAGTGGGACTAAAGAGaaggaactgtccctctgttgaCAGACCCCATCCTCCTGTCCAGCCATCATCTCCACAATGCTGAACAACACAGGATAGGGAAAGAGTGCTCCCCTTTGGTACGTTAACAGAACTTCTCTTTGCCAAGATAGAAGTCACACACTCCTCTGCATCATAACCTGAGGGAACAAAAGTTGAAAAAAGTGAACACATAAATATGATATAAACAATTCACTAGACAATAGAGGAGCAGCATCTACAGCAATGAATATCCTAATAGCAATCTACATTTATAGTAATGAGAGAGAACTAATTGAGAGTAGTTATTTCTCATGATACCTCTTTTGTAGGAAAGCAGATGGTACATCAATTTAGATTAGATTGTTTGATTGATTACTTGTTCTTCCTTTTCTTAAGTGTCATCCTAGatagctgtttcaggtgtttgttGGTCATCCTACTTCTGGTTTTAAAACCAAGGTTATATCCACAACTGTCAGGAATCCTAAACAAAAGTAGTTGGACTTACCCGAGAGAATGCATAGACAGGTcaatgagagaaacagacagttgTACATGTCTTTCTTTCCCTTAGAATAGTACGTTTTTCTTCAGCGTTCCCCTTCTAGTTACTTTCCCCTGTATGAGCTCATGGCGGGTTCCATAGAGCAGCCCCAAGACATGTCCTGGTGCCTCAGGAAGCTGGACCGAACCTTATCAGCGCAATAACTACTGTGTTTTTACCAGGCGTATACAAATTGTTCTTCGTTTTTCAATtgttctctcactttctcattacatttttccccctcattggGAGGGTACTCTCCGCAATTGCGAAATGGTTTCCACCAGCTGCCTCAGTCGAGTTGGAAGTAAGGAAGGAAGttcgcacacgcacgcacgcacgcacacacacacacacacacacacacacagtctctttcTCCAACTCCAAAAGACAAATCACATCCTTCCTCAGGCTGAACCCCAAAATCTGTGGGCTGGGCACAATTATTAACTCCTTACGAAAATACATTCAGCATTACATTTACTAAAGAATACATTTCCATGGAAACCAAGAAAAAAGTGTGTTGAATGTGTATGTTTTTGATTGTGTCTGTACATTGAATCAAATTTTTTATATTTCAAAGGAAGATTGTGTAATGGCATGGACCATGTTGTATAGTAAATCTCCTTGTTGCTTCTATCCACCCTAGGCTATATTTCGAACCAATTCAGGCCAACCGCAAGGTAGTTCAAAATGTAAAATGAGAGAAACAAAATGAGTTATTGCGGAACAATAAGAACGGTATACATACATTCCACAATGATTGTCACATTTCAACTGAATAACTTGGTATAGAGCTTCAACTGTACTGACTCTGATGACTCATCTAGTATGAGGTCCTATGTCCTCACCAGTCTCGGGCATACTCTTAAATGCCAAagggcatgtttttttttttttttttttaaatatttcacctttatttaaccaggtaggccagttgagatcaagttctcatttacaattgcgacctggccaagataaagcaaagcagcacgacaaaacaacaacacagagttacacataaacaaacatacagtcaataacacaatagaaaaatctacgtacagtgtgtgcaaatgtagaagagtagggaggtaaaggcaataaataggccatggaggcgaaataattacaatttagcattaacactggagtgatagatgtgcagatgatgatgtgagatactggggtgcaaaaaagcaagaggataagtaacaatatggggatgaggtagttgggtgtgctatttacagattggctgtgtacaggtacagtaagcTGTTGAAACTGTTATGCCAAGGGTGTTTATTTCTATTTTAGAGGAACAATTAGTGCCAAAACTAACCAGTCCATTCAATTGCAATTTTCTGTTAATATTAATCAAATCCTAAACAGTTCTGACTGAAACtcaatttcatttcatttaatGAATAACTCCTTTAAAATCAGGATTATAAACCTATCAAAATAATACATTCAATTGGTATATGATGTAACTCCACAGCTAGGACAGACACGGGTGGGACAcggggttacattgtaacaattaTGTTTCCTGTTTCCGGTTGGAACTCTGATCGGACTGACTGTCGGCGAATGAGATAAACAAAGAGCCGGTGACTTTTAAAGACATTTAGAAACACTTGCTAACCCTCTTCGTAAACATGGAGACTGGTATGTAATGGGTTACTTGCTCTTATTTCATTCATTGTCACTTGTATAGCCAGCATGTGAGGTTAATTTGCGTTCCCGGCTAGtgtctagcaagctagctaacgttagccgactagctagctagctttatatCACTTTTCAGATAGACcattagctagccagttagctaagtTAGGTAACATAGCTTAGCTAACCAGCCAGTTGCTTATGTGTATTTTCACTTTGCTAATGACATGACAGatattgttagctagcttgctaacgttagccgaCCAACATCAGCACAGCCACCCAACGTCTTCCCAGCTATCAATGCCAGAAAAGTTTatggttgctagctagctagctaacgttcgctaACTATGTAACGTTAGCCAACTATCGGCTTGGCAGCTAACTGTGTtagctagccagtcagtcagttaacatAGCAAGCAAGTTGAGCTGCCTTCTTTCTAACCAACGTTTTAGGTGAGCATTATCCAGTGCTAGTCAATAAAGGAAAAACCGATAGGggatttaacccaaaccctctgaatcagagaggtgcggggagctgccttaatcgacgtccacgtcatcggcgcccggggaccagttgttgttggggctaaactgccttgctcaagggcataacGGAAgcttttccaccttgccggctcgggattcgaaccagcgaccttaaGCTTTTAAGGGCTAGCTTTCCTGCCTTCCCTTTAATAAAGTGGGAAGCAGTGTTTGTCAACAAGCAGGCAGTGCACGACCAACCCAATACTTTgatttgtgcaaagctgtcaggaTATGCCCTCCCTGGCACCAAAAAACATTAGGCTACCAGATTGGGAAGGATGTTTGACACTATATGACAACGGGTTTATAGTGATAGACTTTGATCTTATGGTGTGATTTGGTACCTTTTTGATCTCTGAAAGACTTGCACCCAAAGACTAGAAAAGATGCTACGTCAGTCATAAAAGCTATATAACAACTCCTATGTAAAGTTGCAAGTCACGCTATACACCAGTTTGGCACCTTTCCATACAAAACTAAAGTGACACTGACAGTCATTCCCATTCAAGCTTTTCCATTCTGTGGAGGCTGCGTTGGAATGGGCTCTCAGCCTATCCCTGCGTTTGTATGGCGACACACCCCCCTTGGTTATGTACACTGATTAAATCAGTGTCTTCATAATAGGGTCTCTATTATCCATTTACTGTAGCAAGCTGACAGCAGGGAATAAGGTATGACTTCTCCAACTTGGAGAAGTGGTAAAGATGGAGAATTGAGGCATGTGAGTTTGTCAATCCCTGTAGGAAACAGGGAGGGATCTACCTCAATTTGTCAAAAATAATAACACACGTTTTGTTCCAAAATATTTTCTGTTGCACAATGTTTGCTATGCTTTACTACGGTGTGGACTAGTGAAATCACCCCAGGAATGGCcagtatattaaaaaaaattgtcatggAAAATAGCCTAAAGGACCAGAAGCAATAGGGCTTGAGGCAGGCAGTATGCATGATTAAGCAATGGTCTTCTCCGTTTTTAATTGCTGTTGAATATTTGATGGAATGACACACCAGTATTATTTTATCAGTGTAGCACTACTACAGAGTTCTAGTTTCACATAtatagtacagtgccttcaaaaagtattcacaccccttgactttttccacattttgttgttagtcTGAATTTAAAGTGGGTTAAATAGATTATTATTTTGTCACTAGCCTACACCAATGTTCCCTACATTTttaggcactgagcaaatttcaggcctgctgagtgcaaacttgaacattgtgaaagtTTGGTGCAACTTCCTGcacgtgtttactgtgaacacagaggctgtacctgctttaagttacaatGGTAACAGTGGTCAAGTGGGCTATCAggcaaattatgctaccctctgcctattggcttcttagcttattcaagcatatctcaaaatacaacactgcccctttaagacaaaaaaagctcttgACTCACTTTTCAAAGGTGGCTAGAATTGCAcgtgttttgtgctcttgtaggaaagaatcactcccccattgctgactaaaaatgatctataactgggctaataactcacaaactagcaaaggatatgaacaaatgtgcacacgtggctacatatagctctcactttgatctcaacaagcacatctactcacgacagctcatgctgtaaacacagtccagttcaaagtgaatggcacatatccatatatggcaatggccgatttgcatataggcctactgcagctctgaattggttatggcgcaccggtctgtgtagagagCGGGCCTGAGTCGTGCTTGTCAatacaatagaatcctactcagatgtgttctgcctacaacaaaatctcttgcatagttttgcatactaagtcctgcatagttcattttgtttctgtatgttgtattgaaagtggctaatatcgcattgattcgatcacaattccaaCCGTAAAGGGAAATGTTCATAATGTTAACTgacggggaaaactctagaaagttgagtgaagttcaatctcgtgcttctctgcgcaGGCTGATATTAATTTTGCGGAGcacatttgttatggcaagcctaaataagttcaggagtaaaaaagttGCATAATAAGGTGCATgcactctatgtgcaataatagtgtttaattcTTTTtcatgactaccttatctctgtaccacacacatacaattaactgtAAGTCCCTCAGCCGAtcaacagattcaaccacaaagaccagtgaggttttccaatgcctcacaaagaagggaacctattggtagatgggtaaaaaaaacagacGTTGAATatcccctttgagcatggtaaagttattaattacactttggatggtatatcaatacacccagtcaatccaaagatacaggtgtccttcccaattcagttgccggaaaggaaggaaaccgttcagggatttcaccatacggccaatggtgactttaaaacagttacagagtttaatggctgtgatacgagtaaactgaggatggattaacaacattgtagttactccacaatactaacctaattgagtgaaaagaaggaagcctgcatagaataaaaatattccagaacatgcatcctgtttgtaacaaggcactaaaggaatactgcaaaaaatgtgacaaagcgattcactttttttcctgaatacagaatgttatgtttggggtaaatccaatacaacatattactgagtaccactctccatattttcaggcatggcagtggctgcatcatgttatgggtatgcttgtaattgttaaggagtGGGtagattttcaggataaaaaataaatggaatagacataagcacaggcaaactcctagaggaaaacctggttcagtctgctttccactagacactgggagatgaatttaaCTTTCAgaaggacagtaacctaaaacacatggccaaatctacactgtaaTTGTTTACCTAGAACACAGTAGGGcttggtcgaccaagagtcgtctgttctttcgaccaattgtTGGTCGAAATTGTAacacgtgtatttttccatatacttTATTTATAGATGATTTATTAAGCCAGACACATTTAaaagttaggctattgattatagacaaTTCACTTTGGGTTtcttctctcctcacttttcttagacattTAAGGCAAGCGCTGTTTTCTCGCCTCCTGACTCCGCTGTTGCCTTtgccgcattgttctcaacactaatatgctggttaactttgctattatgcacatggCAACATGGTCTGGGAAAAGAAGCCAATTCAACAGCTCACTGATGTTTCAGAACCCGAGGACAGCGACCGCTATCCATCGCGGGAGAAAGCACATTtcgttataaaataatatacttttttattagtgttgcacaatTGTTCTTACGTAATAttaccatatacaatttcagttgcacatgtcttagagtgatggactttgtcatccccacggcctccacaatggttCAGTACACTCAGACAGGTGCGAATCAGACAGGTACactaggattttttttgttgttgctactgctcgactaaagaaatctcggtcgaccaaacaattgatcagtcgactaaatggggtcagcccaaacacattgaatgttcctgagtggccgagttacagttctgacatctacttgaaaatctaaaaCAATCATCTTCAGATcttgtcaagcaatgatcaacaaccaatttggaagaagtttgaaaacaATTCTGGGCAAATGTTGTATTATCCACGTctagaaagctcttagagacttacccagaaagacactcaactataattgctgccaaaggtgcttctactaagtattgactcaggggtgtgagtacttatttcattttcaatacatatgcaaacatttctaaaaatatgtttttactttgtcatcatgatgttttgtgtgtagatgggtgagtaaaaacatttatctaatccattttgaaatcagaccgtaacacaacaaaatgtggaataagtcaaggggtatgaatactttctgaaggcactttatatgGATAATTCCTGTGAAAATAGGATGAGAACACTTTTGTGAGCTCGGGCATATTTGAATTTGAACTGTTTTGTACCACCTTGTCTGGTGTGGACGAGGGCGGGGCAAGGCAGTTGAAAGATCCTTTTGCCACTTTGTTGACAattcaatacagtaatacagtacaaCTTTATTAGTCCTGTCCCGCTACAATTAGGAACCCATTGTCTCTTTGCCAGGTCAAACACAAATAACATCCTCCCTATATTACAGCTCTTTACCACTTTGTTTCTTCCAGACTGTTTCCATTTCTAATAAACCCtgtcctagcctggtcccagatctgtttctgctctcttgccaactccttgtcacacCAAACAATGTCTGGCATGAGAATTCCATTCTGAAGTTGGCAAGAGAGCATAAACAGACCGGTAACCGGGCTAACCCTGTCTCCTTAAAAATTACGACCTCTCGCTTGTCCTCCTCAGGTCTGAGTCAGGAGAAGATTGCCTCCTTTGTGAAGCGTTTGCGGGCAGAGCCCAGGTACCTGCTGGCCCAGAATGTGTCCACGTGCATCGACCCGCTGGAGGTGTGTCTGCACAGGCAGACGGTCCAGGACACCGTGCACATATTCCAGCACTCCATCCCCACAGAGGGCAAGCCTATCACCAACCAGAAAAACTCAGGTACACTTACAGATACGGTCAAGTGCACCCTTGCACTTTACAATGGAGTGCAATGAAACAGAatgttctgttttttcttttcaaaCTGGTTGAATGGCTTTTTTTTGCTTTCCCCCCCCCCTGTAGCCACCTAAATTACAGATTATTTAGTACAGGCCATTTTTGAAATTGAAGTGAAAAATCTCAATTTCAGtttagaataaataaaataaaaagtcctTTTGCAGCtgtaaatcaaacaaatacacGTATAAACACAAcgtttttcaatttcccaatttTTGGGGTTGAAGAAATTGAAtttaagggtgccaatatatttgacacCCAGCATCTGCAACTACTTCAGAGGCCTGGCCATGTACAAAGGCTGCACAGTAGTGTTAGATGCTGCTTCCAAACTGAAATGAACTGAATAGGCCTCGGCACCTGAGCAAAGATGTGGCAGTCTAGttcctacatggtgcactacgtttgaccagagccctatcggcGCTAGTAAAAATGGTTGattcattaggatccccattagcctgACGCCACTATATAGGgtagtgcaccatatagtgaataaggtgccatttgggactcaaccgtGGAGTGGGGAGACAGGAGATCGGCGAAGCATCGTTCTTCCTTTTTCGAATGGTTGAAGATGGATACATTGTATCAAAAGTTGATTAGCCTACCTCCCCAACTTTTCTGACTGACAACCCGGCCGTCCCCAAACACACTGCTCTCATTGctgcgttttttgttgttgttgatgcatcATTTTAAATGGTTTTCTGTAATGACCAGACCACACAGAGGCCTAACTATGTGTCTATGTATAAGGGATAGGGAGCCATCTGGCAAGCAACCATTGAAGCACACGTATGTCTTAACAGTTGCTCCCATATACACGGTTCCATAGTCATCTGTGCTGATTTGTGTGTTTCAGGGAGATGTTGGATCTTCTCGTGCCTCAACGTCATGCGCCTTCCCTTCATGAAAAAGTTCAACATCGAAGAGTTTGAGTTCAGTCAGTCCTACCTCTTCTTCTGGGACAAGGTAAGACCACGTTTGTTCGTCTTATTAAAATCACATGTATTAATTTGAGCAACTTTTAGCAACAGCCGCTGGAATatacacagtgtttgtttacatttcagCGGTAGGGTGTAAACGGTGTTGGTGTGCTTGTCAGTGTGTATTTCTAGTACTATTAGACTCATTGTCTGCCTTAAACCCCCTTTGTGTGTGGCGCTCTGTACACTGGACAATATTATACCGATTGGACGTCACCGTGACACCCCCCCAATCATTTcccttttctcccctcccttcAGGTGGAGCGGTGCTACTACTTCCTGCAGGCCTGTGTGGAGACAGCCCAGAGGAAAGAGCCTGTGGACGGCAGACTGGTCCAGTTCCTGCTCTCCAATCCCACCAACGACGGCGGCCAGTGGGATATGCTGGTCAACCTCATTGGTCAGTTCACACCTGTTATTGCCCAATCGGGGGAGTGTTGCTGCAACGCTTGCATTATGCTATGTCATTATGTCATGGCTGAGTCCtgaatggcaccttattccctatatcagGTACTACG
This genomic interval from Salvelinus sp. IW2-2015 linkage group LG22, ASM291031v2, whole genome shotgun sequence contains the following:
- the LOC111949679 gene encoding uncharacterized protein, with translation MYNCLFLSLTCLCILSGYDAEECVTSILAKRSSVNVPKGSTLSLSCVVQHCGDDGWTGGWGLSTEGQFLLFSPTPRHHLSNVTLTTNRTRLLMDILKVNQSDYGMYQCQITWVEGYTSVGHMTHVNITAAIPPTSVWKVYSRVVVYVSTCLVITLVLVLGLGLACHIRSKVPSQPPPIPPPNPPPRSRSARKDKPPTPKPKPKIELVYAALSKRCLEQPNPNPQREAAQPTVYSSLHFF